DNA sequence from the Butyricimonas faecalis genome:
TCGTATCGGTGCCGAGTTCAAATCAAAGAACCCGAACCACAATGGTACAGAAGAATATAACTTCTTCATGGCTGTTCACTTCCCGGATCATCAGTTGAAGATCATCGATTACAACCGGGTGGTAAAAGATTTGAACGGTTTAACCGAAGAGCAATTATTGGCTAAATTGAAAGAACACTTCACGGTTGAAGATATGGGTACGGAGATTTACCACCCGGCTAAATTACATGAATTCAGTATGTATTTAGGTGGAAGATGGTATAAATTGACGGCTAAACCGGGAAGTTACGATGATAATGACCCGATCGGGGTATTGGATGTAACCATCCTTTCTAAGCATGTATTGGCTGACATTTTAGATATTCAAGATTTGCGTACTTCTAAACGGATTGATTTCGTGGGAGGTATCCGCGGATTGGGAGAACTGAAACGTCGTGTTGATAATGGCGAAATGAAAGTGGCTTTCGCTTTATATCCTGTTTCTATGGAACAATTGATCAATATTGCCGATACCGGTAATATCATGCCTCCGAAGACGACTTGGTTTGAGCCGAAACTTCGTTCAGGAATGGTAATCCACAAAATCTAATAAGATTTGATTCCAATAAAAAAGCGACTCGAAAGAGTCGCTTTTCTTATGCTTTATAGCGAAGCCATTTGTATAATTCTTTCCAAGTGACCTTCTTGCCGTACATGAGGATTCCCACCCTATAAATCTTACCGGATAACCACGTGAAGAAAAGGAAAGAACCGACTAACAATCCCATTGAAGTGATGATCTCCCATGCCGGAACACCGAACGGGATACGTACAAGCATGACCACCGGTGAGGTGAACGGGATGAGAGAACTCCATAATACCAGGGGGATTCGGGGCTTTTCATTGCGGCAATACCGATGTAAAGTGCAATAACCAGAATAATTGACAGGGGAGTCATGAATTGTTGGGAGTCTGTTTCATTATCAACGGCGGCTCCAATGGCTGCAAATAATGATGCGTATAATAAATACCCTCCAATGAAATAGAATAAAAAGGCTCCCACGAATTTCAAGATAAACAGCGGGTCAATGGTTTTTACCAGATTCTGGATGATAGCCAATTGTTCGGGATTAATTTCCGTACCTTGGGCAAACATATTTAAATCATTGGCGTTCTTTAAGGCCTCCAGGTCAAGATTGGGCATGAAGATAACTTGAGAAATCAGAATGATGCCTCCTCCCAAAACAATCCATATCAAGAATTGCACGAGTCCCACGGCAGCTACTCCGATAATCTTTCCCAGCAAAAATTGGAAAGGCTTTACCGAAGAAACCAATACTTCAATAATGCGATTCGTTTTTTCCTCGATAACCCCTTTCATTACCTGAGAGGCATACATGAAAATAAAGAAATAGATGATTAGCCCGGCAACCAGTCCGATGATAGACGTGATCTCGGACGAACTCTCTTTGGCGTCTCCGGTATCCGTGACGAGTAACGTTCTCACCAATACAGGTGTTTTGGTGGCGTCCAATTCTGCTTCCAGATCCGGCATTTGGGTCTTGGCGATTACTTCAGCACGCTTCACCGTCTCTATTTTCTGGCGTAATTGTGAGGCAATCTCGTTCTTCAATTCCATGGGAACTTGAGAGGTGGAGAATACCGGAACCTCAGCATGGGTTATAACATCGGCCGGTATGCGGGCAATGGCGTAATAATCATGCTCTTGCAGAAAGTCAATATAGTTTGCTTCCGGTACATCTTGATCGATATACGTGAAACTCGTGTTATTGATTTTTTGAAGCGGGGTTTCTAGCGGTGATTCGTTGATCACCGCAATGGTGCGTTCTTGGCTATCGTCTCGCAATAGCATCCACATCAGGAAGGCGTAGAATAAAGCGAATAGGATCGGGACAAAAATAGTAACAACAAGAAAGGTCTTTTTACGAACTCTCGTGGTAAACTCCCGGTTTATAATAATGAGTATCTTGTTCATTTTAATTGAAAATTGAAAGTTGAAAATGGAAAATGAGGTATTGAAAACGTCATTTTAATATTTCAATCTAGTATAATTATTTTTAATCTAAAACATCAATCGTAAATCTAAAATCGTAAATCTAAAATTATTTAGATTTGTTCTTTTACGAGTTTTATAAAGATGTCGTTCATGCTGGGAATAATCTTTTGATAAGAGATAATGTCTGTTTGGGGCAGAGCTCTTGACAAAAGGGTATTTGCCGGGCAATAGGTGTTTTGTTGCAAAATAATATCTTGGCGGTCTCCTTCGACACGTTGAGATACTATCTCGAATTCCGATCCGATAATTTGTTCGGGTGAAAACTCCGGGTTGTAACGGCAACTGAGTTGGTACGTGTTGCTGGCATACTTCTCGCGAATCTGGTTGATCGGTCCCTCGATAATCTTGCGCGATTTGTTAATCAGAGCGATATGGCTACATATTTCTTCTACCGATCCCATGTTGTGAGTGGAAAAGATGATCGTTGTACCTTTCTTGCGTAATTCAAGAATTTCCCGTTTTAATAATTCGACATTGATGGGGTCGAAACCGCTGAAGGGCTCATCGAAAATCAATAATTCCGGTTCGTGAAGAACGGTAGTGATAAATTGTACTTTTTGAGCCATACCTTTGGATAGCTCTTCCACTTTTTTATCCCACCAAGCTTCAATTTCGAATTTCTCGAACCACATTTTAAGGCGGATGATCGCTTCGTGTTTACTGATTCCTTTCAAGCGAGCTAAATAAACGGCTTGCTCTCCGACTTTCATTTTCTTGTAGAGCCCTCGTTCTTCCGGGAGGTAACCTATCCGGTTGACATCAGACGGTTTCAGATGTTCGTTTCTGAAAAATATTTCTCCCGAATCAGGGGCTGTAATTTGATTAATGATTCGAATTAAGGAGGTTTTTCCGGCTCCATTAGGACCAAGTAGTCCATAGATGGCTCCTTCCGGGATATTGATCGACACATCGTCCAATGCCTTGTGATTTGCATAGGTTTTGACGATGTTCAAGGCTTTAAAGAAACTCATAATCGGATATTTGTCAAAGGCTGCCGGATTCGGCAGCCTTTGAAGTTATTTTATTTCAAACATTAAAGCGTCTTTTGGAAGTTTATCTCCCTTGTTGACGTGGATCTTCGTGACCGTACCGCTTATGGGAGCTTGAATTTTATTGTGCATTTTCATGGCTTCCAAAAGGCAAAGTAAATCTCCGGCTTTCACTTCTTGACCTTCCTTCACGTACAAATCGATAATAGAACCCGGTATGTAGGTGATAACGGCACCCGGATCGGGTTTTTCCCATTGTTTCCGATGAATGAATTTATCGGTCAGTTGGGTTTTGTATTTCAAGCCGTCGATTTCTAATGAATCGTATTTTGGTGTACTCATCGTGGTATAATTTTAGTTTAAAATGGAGGAATTCCATGTTTTTTAGCCGGGGTCAATACCGACTTGTTGCTGGATACCTCGATAGAGTGTTTCAAAATCCTTCGGGTTTCCTCGGGTTCGATCACGGAATCGATATAACCTTTAGAAGCGGCCACGTAAGGATTGGCGAATTTTTCACGATATTCGGCAACTTTGATTTTACGCATTTCATTCGGGTTCTCGGCAGCCATGATCTCTTTCTTGAAGATAATATTGGCGGCTCCTTCAGGTCCCATGACGGCAATCTCGGCAGTCGGCCATGCAAACATGAAGTCGGCCTTCAAATGGCGGGAATTCATGGCGATATAACCTCCACCGTATGCTTTTCTAAGGATAACCGTGATCTTAGGTACCGTGGCCTCGCTATACGCGTAAAGAACTTTAGCCCCGTGACGGATAACTCCCATGTGCTCTTGTTCAACACCCGGTAAATATCCCGGCATGTCCTCGAAGGTTACGATGGGGATATTGAAGGCATCGCAGAAACGTATGAAACGTCCGGCCTTGTCTGAAGAGTCGCAATCCAGTACTCCGGCAAGAACCGAAGGTTGATTTGCCACGAATCCGATCGTTTCCCCGTCAATTCGTCCAAATCCGACAACGATGTTTTTAGCAAACTCTTGCTGAACCTCAAGGAAGTCCGAATCATCGGCAACAGCACGGATAATATCGCGTACATCGTAAGGTTGGGTCGGGTCGGAAGGAATAATTTTTTCGATTTTGTATTCCGGTTTTGGCGGTTTGGAAGGGAACGGTTTGGCTTTTGCTTCGTTACTCCAGGGGATGAAGGTCAACAATTTTTTAATCTGTTCGAAACATTCATACTCTGAATGAGCGAAGAAATGGGCGTTACCGCTGATTTCACTGTGAACTCTGGCTCCTCCGAGTTCTTCCATGGTTACCACCTCACCTAATACCGTTTTTACCACTTCCGGTCCGGTAATGAACATCTTGGAGATGTTGTCCACCACAAACACGAAGTCCGTCAAGGCGGGAGAGTATACGGCTCCACCTGCACAAGGACCGAGGATTACGGATAATTGAGGGATTACACCAGAAGCTTGGGTATTACGGAAGAAGATCTCTCCGTACCCGGCTAGTGAGTCAACTCCTTCTTGAATACGAGCACCACCCGAATCGTTAATTCCGATTAAAGGTACACGCATTTTTAAAGCATGGTCCATGATTTTGGTGATTTTACGCGCATGCATCAAACCCAATGAACCACCGGCAACGGTGAAATCTTGCGCGTAAATACATACGGGTTCTCCATAAATTGTTCCGGTACCGATAATGACACCGTCACCATGAAGAACTTTCTTATCCATATCAAAATCTTTAGACTGATGCTCAACGAACATGTCGTACTCATGGAAAGAGTCTTTGTCCAAAATTGCTTCAATACGCTCCCGGGCTGTCAATTTCCCCATAGCAGCTTGCTTCTTAATCGCCTCCTCGCCACCTCCTTGAAGAACAATTTCTTTTCTCTTTCTTAAATCAAGAACATTTCTTTTAAGTGACATAAATATTATTTTTTATTTGTAAATGACAGGTCTTATCTCGTGTTAGATCCTATCAACCAATTTGCAAAATTACGAAAAAGAAATGAAGAAAAAAACACTATTTTGAATGGTTGTAAGTAAAATATTATTAGATAAGGTTTTATGGAATAATAATCAACGCGTGAATTTACACTATCTCGTAACTCTCCGCTTGGATTGTTCGTTAAATGAACCATTCGAATTGTGGGTTGAGGAAAAGTATGATCAGAAAATATGAGGCAAAAGCCTTGTTCCTGGTGGTCGAATTGGAGAAATAATTGTAGTTTTGTAGTTGATTAATCTTTGATGAAAAAAGGGAAATGAGATTTTTGCGAAAGCTTTTTAAATATGCATTGAGAATTATTCTGGTTCTTTTTTCTTTGGTAATTCTCGTGATGATTCTTTTGTATGTTCCGGCCATTCAAAATTTTGTTAAAGGGAAGGCGGAGCAGTACGTGGATGAAAATTTGGACATGAAACTGTCGGTCGGTCGAATCTTGTTGAAATTTCCACTCGATCTGGCCGTTGAAAATATTTATCTGGGACAGACGGAAAAAGACACGATGCTGTATGCCGATGTCATTCAGGTAAATGTTGCCTTGACAAAACTTTTGAAAAAAGAAATAGAAATTCGTCGTTTGATCGTGGAGAACGCGGCGATTCATTTTGAGGATTCTCTCTCTGCGTTAAAAATGAAGGTCGCTTTGAAGGAATTGAGCCTTCGCGTGGATCGATTGAATCTCTCTCAACAAGAGGCAGAAATCCCTTTCATCGCTCTTAAAGGCGGAAACATCCGGATGAATTTGGGTAGTGGCCCATCCGCGGTTGATACAACCGGGGGCGGGGAACCCGTTCGTTGGCATTTTAAGGTGGGAGAAGTAACCATTGATAGCGTTGATTATCAGTTACAAGGTCTTCCCATGGGAAAATTTCATGCTGGGATGGGAGAGGCACTCTTGAAAGGCGTGGATGTCGGATTGGAAAACCAGACGGTTGATTTGGAAAAAATCACCTTGGTACGCGGCTTTTGCGATTTGCTGATGTCAGAATCTACCGGAGAACAACGTGAAACAGAGGTGACCGCGGAGGAAAGTACTCCTTGGCAAATTCGGGTAGGGACCGTTGAATTGGTGGATAATCGTTTTTTGATGAAACCGATGCGTGTGCCTGTTGATGCGGAACAGTTCCCGGAAACGATTCGCGTATCAGCACTTTCGTTGAAAATGGATAGCGTGTTTAACCGGGGAACCGAGATGGCGGCAATGATTCAAAATTTGCGTTTCAAAGAAGGAAACGGATTAGATTTAAGAGACTTATCTTGTCGGGTTAGCTTGGAAAGCGAGCAAACGAACGTGTCGAATTTGGTGTTAAAAACCGGTAACAGCCAATTGAAAATGAATCTTCGGGCGGAATCTGGGATCAGTGATTTCGGCATGGAAACCCCTATACAGTTATCAATAGACGGAAATATCGCCGGACAAGACGTCCTGTTGTTTCTGCCGGATTCCAATGATCAGATCACTAATTGGTTATCGGATAAAATTTTTTCTTTATCCGGTTTGGTAAAAGGCAAGGTCGATCAATTGAACATTACTCGTTTTGAAATTGGGGCAACGGATGGTTTTTCGTTGAAAAGCGAGGGGAGCGTGTCATGCGTGACCGATATGGAAAAAATGGCAGGGGAATTGAATCTGGCGTTTGTTGTCGATCGGGGAGCGTATTTCGCGCCTCTCTTGTCAGAGAATGAGGAGGTTGGATTTGTTCTACCGGACCACTTGTCATTAACCACCGATGTTACTATCGCGAACCGGACGGCAAAAGTGGATATGAAATTGAAGCCCGGAGGAGGAATCTTGCATGCAGTTGCCGATTTTGCCTGGCAGGAGGAAACCTATCGTGCGGAAGTTCATTGGAAAGATTTTGCGTTGAATAAATTCATGCCGAATGACTCGTTAGGGACTATTACGGCTCATCTTTTGGCCTCGGGGCGGGGGCTTGATTGGAAAGAAATGATCGCGAAAGTGGATGTTGGACTCGACTCCTTATTTTATAACGGGTACGATTATAAAAATATCGTTTTGGACGCGGCGTTGAAAGATCGGGAATTAACCGGGGAATTGGTGAGTGATAATCCGGAATTGGACTTGGGAATGAAATTCCGGTTAGGCTTGGATGACAACGCCTACAAGATACACGTGAATGGAGATATTCAACAGGTAGATCTGAAAGGATTGCATTTTATGCCGGAAAATATGTCTTTTTCTTTGGGGCTGAATGTCGATGCAGAATTAAAGGCGGACAGAACCTCCTCTTTACAGGCTGATTTTTCAAATATTGTCTTGCGGGACCTTGCCACTCGCAAGTTGGGGGATTTGGATATTACTTTCTCCGGCTTGCCCGACAAGACCTTGTTGGATGTCAAGGCGGGAGACTTGACCGTGACGTTTGAAGGGGATGGGGGAAGCACCACTTTAATCGATCGTTTTAGTGCTGTTGGCGGATTATTGGTTGAGCAGATCGAGAAACATGATTTTAACATGGAGAGATTGAACGAACTGCTACCTGATTTCCGCTTGACCCTAGGTGCCGGTCGGGAAAATTTATTGAACGGTTACTTGAAAAATAACGGGATACGCTTTGAACGCGTGGCACTGGACGTCGGAACCGACGTGTCGCGTGATTTCCGGTTAAATTCAAAAATTTATGGATTGAATATCGAGGGTGTTCTCCTGGACAGCCTGTTCGTGTATGCCAAGCAAAAGAACGTGGCATTGTGCTATGGAGCGGAAATTTTCGGGGCTAAAGATCAATTGGAAGGATTATCCCGCTTGACCGCGGAAGGAAACGTCGAATATGATCAAATAAACGTGAGAATACGGGAACATGCCAACGAGGAAGGGGAAATATTCAATGTCGGGGCTAATATCGCTTTACAGGATAGTGCTTTTAGCGTGAGTATTTCCCCGGATCCCCTTATCTTGGGGTATGTTTCATGGCAAATCAACCGGGGCAACTTCATTCGCTTGAAACAAGGGGAGATACCGGCAGCTAATCTGCAATTATTGAATGGCGACAAGCGGATCCGTCTGATTTCGGAAGAAAACGCACATCATGAACCGGAATCCTTAATTGTAGACATTAAAGCCATTGACTTGGGCGGCTTCTCTAAAGCGCTCTCGTTCCTTCCGGATATATCCGGTTTGTTAGGAGTTGATATGCAGATGTATAGTAAAAATGACGTGATCGACCTTAACGGGGCGGTCAAGGTCGATGATTTTTATTATGGGAAAGAACACGTGGGAGATTTGGGAATTGGCATGACATACCGATTGTCGCGACAGACGGAACACGACGTGGATTTTTCCTTGTCGGTGGATAAAGTAAAGGCGCTTTTGGTCAAAGGCAAATTAATGACAGGAATTGAAGATAAAAATATGGCCCTGGATATCGACATCCCTAAATTCCCGTTGCGTGTAGCGGGAGCTTTTACGCCCCCGGGTATAATGAACCTGGGTGGGGATATGATCGGGGCTTTTCAAGTGAAAGGGCAAATGGACCAACCCTTGATAAATGGAGATTTGCGTTTCAAGGACGGAACCATAGAAGCCTTAATGATCGGGACAACCTTTAAAATAGATTCGTCAGCCATTAAAATACATAACAACCTCCTGGATTTTAACCATTTCGGGCTGATTGCTCCCAATAAACAACGTTTGGAACTATTGGGAACGGTTGACTTCGCGTCGTTCTCGGCCATAAAAATGGATGCCTCCATTCAAGCTAAAAACTTCCAGGCAATGAAAGTGAAAGAGAACACGGAGACCATGGTCTTCGGGAAATTGTTTGTCGACCTTTCGGCAACGCTGAAAGGAATGTTGGACAACCTGAAGGTGCGGGGAAATATCAATCTGTTGGATAACAGCGAAGTCTACTACACGCTGAAATCCTCTCCGTTGGAATTGACAGACCGAAGCGCGGATGTCGTGCGTTTCGTATCTTTCAGCGATACGACCCAATTGGCGGCGGACGACGAGTTGCAACAGATTAGCCCCGTGAACTTGGATTTGCTCATGTCCGTGAACATCGCGCCGTTGGTCGGACTGAACGTGTTGCTGTCATCGAACGGTCAGAATCGGGTGGCGATCAATGGCGGGGGAAACCTGACGTACACCTTGAACCCGGTGGGAGAGACCCGCCTCGTGGGAAGATACGTGTTGACAAGTGGTGTCGTCTCGTATGGACTGCCGGTCATCGGGCAAAAGGATTTCAAAATACAGGACGGCAGTTTCGTGGAGTGGACCGGGGATTTGGCCAATCCGACCTTGAATATAACGGCGGCGGAAACCGTTTCGGCCAGTGTGACGGACGACAGCCAGAAGTCCCGCCTGGTGACGTTCAAAGCCATGATCAAAATTTCGAATACACTGGAAAAACTGGATATCACCTTTGATCTTGCCGCAGAAGGAGATATCACGGTACAGAATCAATTGGCGGCGATGACTGCCGAAGAACGTTCCAAGGAAGCGATGAACATGATGATCTATGGCACCTATTCCGGGCCGGGGACCGTGGCAAAGTCCAATGCTTCCGATAATGCTCTTAATAACTTCGTGGAAAACGAATTAAATCAATGGTCTCGGAAACATCTGAAAAATATGGATTTGACGTTTGGAATCAACACCTATAATCAAGTGTCTGAAGCGGGAGAATCCAAGAAAACGGATTACTCTTATCAATTCTCGAAACGCTTATTTAATAATAAAGTACGGGTGAAAGTCGGGGGACGGATCTCTACGGATAACGATCCCGCGGCCGGGGGAGTCGAGGAAAACCTCGTGGATGACATTGCCATCGAGTACGTGTTTGGAAAGAATCCGAATTTCTTCCTGAAAATTTTCCGTCACACGGGTTACGAAAGCGTATTGGAAGGTGAGGTGACGCAAACCGGTATAGGTGTGGTATTGAGAAAGAACTTCCAAAAATTCATGGATATATTCCGGCGTAAAAAGAAAGTACAAGTTGAACCCCAAAAAGAACCGATAGAAAATGAAAAGTCTGGGAAATAATTTATGTATTATTATCGTATTTATGATATTGGGAAGCTCTTGTTCTCAGACGAAGCGGCTGACGGAAGGAGAGATATTGTACACCGGGGTGAAAAAAATGAACATCGAAACGGCCAAAGGAGTAAAGTTGGAGGGACCGAAGAGTTCGGCTATTTCCGGCCCCTTGGGTTTCCCGCCGAATAACCCGCTTTACGCTCCTTACATACGTTCGCCCTTTCCGATCGGGCTGTGGGTGTATAACTGGAACGTGAAAAAAGAGAAAGGACTAAAACATTGGTTGTATAAAAAATTGGCCAAAAAACCCGTGTTGATCTCTGATGTACAACCGGAATTACGCTTGAAAGTGGTGGAAAACGCTGCCAGCGAATACGGTTATTTCGGGGTAAAAACCAGTTACGAACTGATCCCCAACAAACGGAATCCCAAGAAGGCGAAAATCAGTTATCAGGTCTACGTGCCGGAAGCTCACTTGTTGGGGAGTGTTGAATTTTGGGGATGGACGGGGAGGATGGATAGTTTGATACAGAGGGCGCGACGGGGATGTTTGCTAAAATCCGGGGCAGAGTATAATTTGTACACGATGGAAGACGAGCGCACCCGGATCACTAAAATGTTCCGGAATAACGGGTATTATTATTTTCAAGCGGATTACATCGAATTCCTGGTCGATACGACACGGGAAAAACGGGTGGCGGACGTCCGCGTAGCCTTGAAACATGGCGTTCCGGCGGTAGCCCTGCAACCGTACAAGGTGGGGAACGTGGAACTGGTGTTGGAAAATTCCGACCAGTCAGAAACTCAAGACACCCTGTCTTATAAGGGGATAGAAGTAAAATACACCAAACCTTTGGACGTGAAGCCTAAAGTCCTCGCTCGTTCCCTGCACTTGCTTCCCGGGGACATCTATTCGTTCAGACGACAAAATCGAACCCAGACAAGCTTGGCCCGGTTAGGGATTTTTAAGTACACGAATTTGAACGTGACCCGGGCGGATAGCGTGAAAAAATCCGGTTTCGGAAGTTTGGACTTTAGCATTAATGCCGTGTATGACCTACCGATTGAGACGGAGATCGAAGTAGACGTCTCCTCTAAATCCAATAATTTGCTCGGACCCGGCCTATCGTTGGGAATAACGAATAAAAATTTATTCCGGGGCGGGGAAAACCTGACCTTTAAGTTGAATGGTGCTTACGAGTGGGAAGTCGGGGATAAAAAAACGAATTCAAATTCCGGGCTAATCAATTCTTACGAGCTGGGTGTGAATGTCGGGTTGTCATTACCCCGCTTGCTGGTACCCGACTTTCTGAAAAGCAACAAAGATTTTGCCGAGCGTACGAATTTTCAGGTAGGAGTAGATTTTTTGAATCGTCATACCTTTTTCCGGATGCTTTCTTTCACGGGATCTCTCGGTTATGATTTTCAATCCTCGTGGCGGGTATTCCACACGATCACCCCTTTGAAGATCACGTACACCCATTTGTTGCAAACCTCGAAAGAATTTGATGAAACGATGGAGAATAACCCCGCGATAGCGATGAGTTTTAAAAACCAGTTGATCCCTTCCATGTCCTACTCGTACACATACGACAGGGCGGCAACAAGACGGAATCCCAATCGATTATACTGGCAAAACACGCTGATGTCAGCCGGAAATATTCTTTCTGCCATACAATATATCACGGGAAATCACCAGGGGCAAAACAAAAAGTTGTTCGGTAATATCTACTCGCAATTCTTGAAATTGACCTCTGAGGTCATCGTGTATCGTAAGGTAACGGAGACCTCTCTTCTGGCTACCCGCTTTATGGGGGGCATCGGTTATGCTTACGGAAATTCCCGGGTGATGCCGTATAGCGAGCAATTTTATATCGGGGGAGCCAATAGCATCCGGGCATTCACGATCCGGTCGATAGGCCCCGGTAGCTATCATCAGGAAAGCGATAACAAAACGGCATACCTCGACCAGACGGGAGATATAAAATTGGAAGGGAACGTGGAACTTCGTTTTAAAATTATGTATCAACTGAACGGCGCCATCTTTTTGGATGCCGGTAACGTGTGGCTGTTGCGGAATGATCCGAAGCGTCCGGGCGGGGAGTTTAAGTTTGCCGGTTTGTTGAAAGAGATTGCTTTGGGAACGGGTTTCGGCTTACGTTATGACTTCGGTTTTATCGTGCTCCGGGGGGATCTGGGAATTGCTCTACACACCCCTTATAAGAATCCGGATAAGTCGGGATATTATAATATTCCTAAATTCAAAGACGGGTTGAAGTTTCATTTGGCCATTGGTTACCCGTTCTAAAAGGGAATATTGGCATGATATGACTTGATGTGTCATGCTTTTACCGGCATGATATTTTTAAGTGTTTCCTTACTTTTGTTGATGATGTTTTGAATTAGGCGGGAGATAAGCGGGTAATAAGCAACCCACTAGGAAGCACGGACGTGTCCCCTACGTATTAAAGCCGTTTGGCAACTGTCTTTGCTTTTTGGAGGGAATGTTTGTAGGAGATTTGTATTTACCTGTTTCCGTTTTACTTCCCCGTTAATTTATTTCGGATTCAAAATGAACGAGGCTGTCCTCAAAGTCTTATTCCGTATCAACAAACTACCCCCTCCAACTCCCCCTTACACAGGGGAAGGGTTGATAACCAAGCAAAAACCCCTCCTGTGTAGGAGGGGTTAGGGGAGGTAGTCGTTAAAGCATAGACTTGTTTGACAGCCTTTTTTCGGCGTGTTTTCTTTCCCTGAAATTTTCTGGGCAATTAGAAGGCAAACATGACACGCAATTGCAATTGATGGAAGTTTTTATCATCCGGGAAATACACGTTGCTTAAGTTCGCGTATTGATATTCTCCCATAATTTTGATATATTGATTGAAAGAATAATTCAACCCGAGTGTTACCGTGTGCATGGTTCCCCCGTCAATACTGGAAGAATAAGGGTAGTCCACGATTTTTCCGTTGGGATAGAATTTGTGATTACCAACAAGGAAAATATCCCCATCCGTAATGTCAGTTAAGTTCGTGCAAGAGTAGCGTGCAACGAGTTCCAAGCCACCTTTGTCTCCCATGCCTTTTAATAAGCCGTACTCGTCATCGTAAGTATAGGCTTTACCGCGAAGCAAGTAGCCGAACTCTACGTATCCGCCGTTCATGATTGTCGGGCGTAATT
Encoded proteins:
- a CDS encoding ABC transporter ATP-binding protein, whose protein sequence is MSFFKALNIVKTYANHKALDDVSINIPEGAIYGLLGPNGAGKTSLIRIINQITAPDSGEIFFRNEHLKPSDVNRIGYLPEERGLYKKMKVGEQAVYLARLKGISKHEAIIRLKMWFEKFEIEAWWDKKVEELSKGMAQKVQFITTVLHEPELLIFDEPFSGFDPINVELLKREILELRKKGTTIIFSTHNMGSVEEICSHIALINKSRKIIEGPINQIREKYASNTYQLSCRYNPEFSPEQIIGSEFEIVSQRVEGDRQDIILQQNTYCPANTLLSRALPQTDIISYQKIIPSMNDIFIKLVKEQI
- a CDS encoding acyl-CoA carboxylase subunit beta encodes the protein MSLKRNVLDLRKRKEIVLQGGGEEAIKKQAAMGKLTARERIEAILDKDSFHEYDMFVEHQSKDFDMDKKVLHGDGVIIGTGTIYGEPVCIYAQDFTVAGGSLGLMHARKITKIMDHALKMRVPLIGINDSGGARIQEGVDSLAGYGEIFFRNTQASGVIPQLSVILGPCAGGAVYSPALTDFVFVVDNISKMFITGPEVVKTVLGEVVTMEELGGARVHSEISGNAHFFAHSEYECFEQIKKLLTFIPWSNEAKAKPFPSKPPKPEYKIEKIIPSDPTQPYDVRDIIRAVADDSDFLEVQQEFAKNIVVGFGRIDGETIGFVANQPSVLAGVLDCDSSDKAGRFIRFCDAFNIPIVTFEDMPGYLPGVEQEHMGVIRHGAKVLYAYSEATVPKITVILRKAYGGGYIAMNSRHLKADFMFAWPTAEIAVMGPEGAANIIFKKEIMAAENPNEMRKIKVAEYREKFANPYVAASKGYIDSVIEPEETRRILKHSIEVSSNKSVLTPAKKHGIPPF
- a CDS encoding translocation/assembly module TamB domain-containing protein; the encoded protein is MRFLRKLFKYALRIILVLFSLVILVMILLYVPAIQNFVKGKAEQYVDENLDMKLSVGRILLKFPLDLAVENIYLGQTEKDTMLYADVIQVNVALTKLLKKEIEIRRLIVENAAIHFEDSLSALKMKVALKELSLRVDRLNLSQQEAEIPFIALKGGNIRMNLGSGPSAVDTTGGGEPVRWHFKVGEVTIDSVDYQLQGLPMGKFHAGMGEALLKGVDVGLENQTVDLEKITLVRGFCDLLMSESTGEQRETEVTAEESTPWQIRVGTVELVDNRFLMKPMRVPVDAEQFPETIRVSALSLKMDSVFNRGTEMAAMIQNLRFKEGNGLDLRDLSCRVSLESEQTNVSNLVLKTGNSQLKMNLRAESGISDFGMETPIQLSIDGNIAGQDVLLFLPDSNDQITNWLSDKIFSLSGLVKGKVDQLNITRFEIGATDGFSLKSEGSVSCVTDMEKMAGELNLAFVVDRGAYFAPLLSENEEVGFVLPDHLSLTTDVTIANRTAKVDMKLKPGGGILHAVADFAWQEETYRAEVHWKDFALNKFMPNDSLGTITAHLLASGRGLDWKEMIAKVDVGLDSLFYNGYDYKNIVLDAALKDRELTGELVSDNPELDLGMKFRLGLDDNAYKIHVNGDIQQVDLKGLHFMPENMSFSLGLNVDAELKADRTSSLQADFSNIVLRDLATRKLGDLDITFSGLPDKTLLDVKAGDLTVTFEGDGGSTTLIDRFSAVGGLLVEQIEKHDFNMERLNELLPDFRLTLGAGRENLLNGYLKNNGIRFERVALDVGTDVSRDFRLNSKIYGLNIEGVLLDSLFVYAKQKNVALCYGAEIFGAKDQLEGLSRLTAEGNVEYDQINVRIREHANEEGEIFNVGANIALQDSAFSVSISPDPLILGYVSWQINRGNFIRLKQGEIPAANLQLLNGDKRIRLISEENAHHEPESLIVDIKAIDLGGFSKALSFLPDISGLLGVDMQMYSKNDVIDLNGAVKVDDFYYGKEHVGDLGIGMTYRLSRQTEHDVDFSLSVDKVKALLVKGKLMTGIEDKNMALDIDIPKFPLRVAGAFTPPGIMNLGGDMIGAFQVKGQMDQPLINGDLRFKDGTIEALMIGTTFKIDSSAIKIHNNLLDFNHFGLIAPNKQRLELLGTVDFASFSAIKMDASIQAKNFQAMKVKENTETMVFGKLFVDLSATLKGMLDNLKVRGNINLLDNSEVYYTLKSSPLELTDRSADVVRFVSFSDTTQLAADDELQQISPVNLDLLMSVNIAPLVGLNVLLSSNGQNRVAINGGGNLTYTLNPVGETRLVGRYVLTSGVVSYGLPVIGQKDFKIQDGSFVEWTGDLANPTLNITAAETVSASVTDDSQKSRLVTFKAMIKISNTLEKLDITFDLAAEGDITVQNQLAAMTAEERSKEAMNMMIYGTYSGPGTVAKSNASDNALNNFVENELNQWSRKHLKNMDLTFGINTYNQVSEAGESKKTDYSYQFSKRLFNNKVRVKVGGRISTDNDPAAGGVEENLVDDIAIEYVFGKNPNFFLKIFRHTGYESVLEGEVTQTGIGVVLRKNFQKFMDIFRRKKKVQVEPQKEPIENEKSGK
- a CDS encoding acetyl-CoA carboxylase biotin carboxyl carrier protein subunit translates to MSTPKYDSLEIDGLKYKTQLTDKFIHRKQWEKPDPGAVITYIPGSIIDLYVKEGQEVKAGDLLCLLEAMKMHNKIQAPISGTVTKIHVNKGDKLPKDALMFEIK